In Cryptococcus gattii WM276 chromosome B, complete sequence, the DNA window CCCCATCGCCCTCCAGTTTGCTTGGGCGTCAGTTTATTTCTTTTCATTACCTCGAACACAATACTGATTTCCACCTTAGCCTTATCCTTGGTGGTGGTCTTTTGTTACTTCCAGAATCCCCTCGTTGGTATGTAAAGGCCGGCAAGGTAGACGAAGCCAGAAAAGCCCTGTCTCGAGTTCGAGGACAGCCCATGGATTCCGACTACATCAAGGATGAAATCGCCGAGATCATCGCGAACCACGAGTACGAGACAGAGCTTACTCCCAATGTGACTTACCTCTCCTCTTGGGCTGCCTGTTTCTCTGGTGGTATTCGCAATCCTGGATCCAATCTCCGACGAACGCTTCTCGGTATTACCATGCAAATGATGCAGCAGTGGACTGGTGTCAAGTGAGTTTTCCCCTTACTGTCCTCATATTATAAATTTACTGACCATTATGTCCAGCTTCATCTTCTACTTCGGAACTACCTTCTTTACCGACCTTGGGACTATTTCGAACCCTTTCTTGATCTCTCTCATCACTACTTTAGTCAACGTCTGCTCTACACCCGTATCCTTCTGGACTATCGAGCGATTTGGACGACGCCCCCTTCTTATCTATGGTGCTCTCGGTATGCTCATCTGCGAGTTCATTGTTGGTATCATCGGTGTCGCCAAGCCTGGGGACAGCACAATCGTTAAGGCTCAGATCTCTTTCATCTGCATTtacatcttcttcttcgcgTCGACTTGGGGTCCAGGTGCTTGGGTTGCTATTGGAGAAATTTTCCCCTTGCCCATCAGGTCTCGAGGGGTTGGACTCTCCACCGCTTCTAACTGGCTCTGGAACTGTGTGATCGCTGTGATTACACCTTATCTTGTCGGGACAGATCAAGCCGTAAGTTTAATATTACCGTAGGCTTACACCCGCCAGATTTGCTGACCACTTCTTCCAGAATCTCGGTTCGAAAGTCTTTTTCCTCTGGGGTTCAACCTGCATCCTATGCTTTATCTACGCCTATCTCTTTGTATGGGAGACCAAGGGCCTTACCTTGGAGCAAGTAGACCGTATGATGGAGGAATGCACAAGTCCAAGGCATTCTCCAGGCTGGAAACCTCACACTACCTTTGCCGCTGAGGCTGCCCACGACAAGCCTGCGACCGAACAACAAGAGAAGATTGGTGCTGCCACCCCGACTGAGATCCTTGAGCAGGTCTAGGTTTGTTGTGCACATAATTGTATAATAGGGCTTGCTTGGTCGTCGAATTCTTTGTTTTGATTGGGGAACAAGGAAAAAGGGGAGCAAGGAAAAACCTGTAGTCTGTACGCTTTGTAATTCTGCAATTAGACTTCTTAGTTCTCATGCAAGGGATATACTGGTCGAATTGCCTTTTCTTTCACATCCAATTTACAGAACATACAATTCAAAAATATATCTAGTTTCTTGTTCGTCTTGAGATATTTGAATgtcttcttttttgttGGCGAACGCTTAGGCTCGATACAAGTCCCTCGACGGACATTGGCTGGTTTTGGAGGGAGCGGCTTGTATAGAATCCAGGCCGAAGACTCAGGTAACGATCGAACCAAGAGAAATTGAAAATCGGTCGCACTGTTTTGTTCATAGTTCAATCAAATAATTTTTCTCTCACTATTCACAATCAGCCATCTCTTTTCCTGCCATTGTTGTCCACTTCCCAGACTCTCTCTACGTGCAAATAGTACAACATTCCGCCTTCTTCGACTAGCTGTAGCTGCCAATCATGTTTGTCTGATATGGCGCAAGAGAGACAATGCCAGAAAAGGAATCTGAATCAAATGATACTAGCAACCTTGCAAAATGGGAATAATGCACCGAGAAGGTCATCATGGCTCTTATCTTCAGTGATGTGCGAAATTGATCAATTATGCCCTTCATTAACAATCTACTTTATCTAATATCGGTGGTACTAAGCGATACAAAAATGCATTTGAACTTGGGTGAGCTTTCAGTTCGGAGATAAACGCCCATATTGATTCACTTTTACCAGCAATTGAACGATGAGGCGGGCCAACAAAAGAAGCTCCGAGCTCGAGATACTGTACCGTACAATGATCATCACAGATCTGGGCATGATTTTCCTTGGCGAATACAGGGTGCGGGAAGGTCAGAAACCCACACAGGGTTGCAGGATTGACTTCATGAAGGCCGTTGCTTAAGATCTGTAGGAGATGTAATCAGATTAGATTATCGATCATTTTCAATAATAGGAAGCCCACCGACGAGATCTTGCAGCCTGTTGTCATCATTTTATTAAATTGCTTTCGGCCGACGTGTTGATAATCAGATAAAGGCTCATTCGAAATCGAAGATAGCCATGTACAGCTTCGTTCGTTACACATCCTATCAAAATACCCTCAAGCGGATCCACACAGGACGCCCGAAAATTATCCATTTGGACAAGATTTCACGCCGGTCCTGCCATCCCTGCGCGGAGGACAAATGACCTGAGTGCAGTGGTGTGCAACTGTCATTAACAAGAGTTTTATTCAGCGATCCCCATTGACCCATCTTTTAAATTTCCTCTGTGACGATGCGATGGGGCGGTCTTTCATTTAGATGTTAAACTAAGTAGTTATTAAGCCCACCCGAGCAATGGACGTCCTGTCGATTTAATTTGGAATCAGTCAACAAAATGTGTCCTATTGAACTCCTGTCCACCGCCATCATACACTCCATAAGTATGAAATGCTGCCTGATCATGGAGATATAATAATCGTTTACTGTAGTAATAGCAGGCTGACTGAGCGGGATCAATATTTGAATGGAGGATGATTGCCGAAACAGTCATTATTGCATAGTGGACTATTACTAGTTAATGATGAGTGTTATAGCTAGAGTCTGGATTGTTATGGGAGGATAAGTAGAGGATCAAATTTTATGGGGAAAATAATGAGAAAGGTGCATATTAGATAGACATGTACACTCTTTGGGCAATACAGGACGTAGCTCTCGCTTGCGGCTTCTCATCACCCACCTTGGCCCTCTACTTCATTCCGTCTCGTACTACATAAGGGACCCGAAGCTTCTTTTATTTCGTACCTCTTACTTTCCTACGTACCTGATGGTTGCTTACCTTGACCCTTCAAACAAAGTTTGTGGCCTTCAGTTTGGCTCAGAATTTCTCATCCACCCATCCAGAACATCATTCGCAAAGAGCTTCATTTTGAGCGTAGTTCTGGGATTATGGATAAATTCTCAAACGATGGATTGCGAATGAGTGCCCACTGTACGCATCATCTGTGGTACATAATACGCCAAAAATTCATGCCCGTGTACGCAATAACTTCTTACCGCCACGCCACTGCGCGCTACTCCTTCGTTACCAAAGAACTTTCACTATAAAACAATTACTCGAACTGCTTCAGATTATTAAAATGTTAGGTATATATGTACAATATgtctttttcccttcctGTCTATTCCTTCCATACACTCTTACTGGCGAACGACTGGCGTACGTATGAGCTGCAGTTAACTATGGGCCGGGTTCTTGAGGGCCAAAATCTTGACTTCTCGTTCACGGTCATCCGCAGCTTTCTGAGCTCGTAGATCATCAAGATCTTGCGTCTAGAAGGAACTGATCAGCGTCTCTATGGGATGCTTTGGCAGCGGCACGGCTTACCTTTTCAGCTACCTGGGCTGTCAACCCCGCTGCATGATCCCTTCGCTCCTCGAAATCATTTTCGGCATTCCTCAACTCGCCTTCAATCCTTTCATacctctctttctctttcaaGAATCGCATCCTAGCTTTGTGTTCTCTGGTAGTCCACTTTGTAAGACGAAGCTGAGACTTGCGCTCAGCAGTGGCAGCCTCCTTCTGAAGGGCGCAGATACGCTCAAGCTCTTTGATAGAGGTTTGAACTGCTTGCGCTTCAGTTTTAGCTTCCTTTTTGATGATCTTTGTCAAGCGACGAGCATCCTTTTTCTCTAAAGTCAAAGTTAGTTGATGTCAATCTATCAAAGATATCATGCTACGTACCCATAGTAGAAAGGCGATGAAGAGTGGCATCATCCAGAATTCTTTCTGAAAGTTCAGCACGAGTATGGATGTCACTACATCATGACATTAGCTCTCTGAGCAACGAAAAACGAACGAAATAAGACGTACTCCCTACCCAGAACCTCCTCAGGCTGAGTACCAATACTAGCGCCCGCGCCTCTACCGAAAGCACCTTTTCGGCTGCCAATCGTCCCTCCATTGGCACCCCTTGACAAAGTCCCGTTCCTTCCCAGAGTATTGGCTCGACTTATGACTGTACCGTTCCTACCGAGGACACCAGCCCTAGAATCCCTACCGTCTTGCTGCTGATATTCGCCCTGGCCTTCATTGATTGCCAGGAGTTGCGGCTGGGGACGATGGCCAAAGGCGGACTGAGGGCGGGGAGATACAGCTCGTGCGGCAGGACCCTGTTGATCGGAAGGCTCTTCAAACGTCGTCGTGGCACGGGGCACAGCTCCGCTGTCCTGCAAGGCAACTCCGCTGTTACGCCTCGAATTGCCTCCTTGAAGCTCTCGCTGACGCTGTTGAGAGACAACTTCACCAACAGCAAGCCCTCCGACGGCAGCACCTACTCCAGCAACCCCAGCCTCGTTAAACTGGCGGTTGCGTGCAGAGGCGGTCCTAGAAGGAAGACGAGGGGGTTGATTCTCATGGTCGTTAGAATGATAATCTGCCACATAGGCGTTAGAGCGGACGGAGCCAGTCTTGGATTCGCGCCTAGGGCTCATGGACTTTTGCAGAGGCTCATTGTCAATGGAAGCGGCGCGAGAAGATGGACGTTTGTTACTGGGGGACTGAACTGATCCGGCAACGGATCTTCGCTTGATCGAACCGCCATCAGGGAGCTGAGGGTCGTAGGTGGTGACGATAGGGACAGGTTTGATGTAAGATCTAGAGGGACGCAAACTCATGCTGAAAACAAATATCAGCACAAGACAAATCACCAAATTCAGAGGAATTACTGACTTGGGTCTTCCAGTATCATCATAAGTCTCGTCTCGGAAGACCTTGGGATCCGCATCCAGAACAGATCCCAGCCCAGGGTTGTTACCGTTCTCACCACGGTTCATAGAGGCCCTGTCTCCATCCCTGCCAGCGTAATCAGACATGCCTTTACTTCCACTGTTCTCTCCGTCTTCGAGATCCCAAACCCCTTTTCCCGCTCCAGCTTTAATCCCATTTGCACGAGAGCTGCGGCGAGTGTTTCGGCTGGCTGGCCTATTGTTGAGGTTGAGATCTGCGGCTCTGTTGGCCAGTAGAGTATCATGCTCGGAGTTGGCTGGGGCAATTGCCATGGTGGTAGGCTCGAATTCTGGGACTACACGCTGAGGGGTTGACAAGCCAATATTGGACTGCTGCTGTGTGGATGCGTCGAGTGAGTCACCGGAAAATCTATCCATCGGTTGCTCAGGGATCTGAGTTTCCTTGGCAGTGGTAGGAATAGCAACGGGATCTGGGTTTGTTGAAGCAAGATCCCCTCTCAAGGTAGGTTCAGGGAATAACAGTAGTGTCGAGTCTTCGGCCTTCTCTTGAATAGAACGACTAGGGGCTGAATTGTCTTGTGGAAGGGTAACTACCGGTTGCAAGACAGGGGGACCGGGGGTTGTTGGGGACCACTGGGTATCAGAAAGTTCAGAAGTGGCGCCAGTTGATACGGGAGAAGTTTCGGCTGCTTGGATGGACTTGTCTCTGGCTTGTTCTTGGTGTGACGTGGAGATTGCACGCTCCGAAGGGAAGACTGCCTTGATCACTGGCCTAGTGAGGAGGCCAACGAGGCCTAGCTGTACTGCTTCGGACGCCGTGATGGGCTAATTAAAATGCTAGAGGTGTTGTAGTAGCGTGGGTGTTTGCAGGGGATTGGCTGGGGAATGTGGCTTTTGAGATCCAAGGGCGAGGGGATGAAAAGATGTTGGAGTGGAGTTATATAGCAGGAGAATGACGATAGAAGCTGCTGGCAAGGCGGCCCAGCGAGTAATATAATGACGTCAGGCGCCGCTATCTCGTAAACTCGCGTCCGACTAGCCGTCACTCTGTTACGGAACAGCTCCAATCCCCGCTGTGGCACCACCCAATTGCTCCCGTCTGAGGTCATAATAGCGATGATGTGCCTTCTCGTCAACGGGAGCAGGCGGCGGACACCGATGTTGATCTCTTCATTCAGTTCTATGGCCTCTGCTGCGGTGGACGCTGGACGGCAGCTCAGCAGTTTGACAGTCTCATATCGGCAAAGGCAACAGAAACATCTCAAGACGCCCTATCCCAATATGAATCACTTCCCACCCCTCATACAAAAGATTCTCGAGGGCCGAATAGTAAGTCCATCACCATGTTGGTCCGACAGCTCACATTTTCCTACAGGATCCGCAATCTCAGCAACTGGTCGCTTCTTACACCCAAACCACATTCATTGTCCTCACCGTAAGTAAACCTCCCGCAGCAGACATGCCGGGATGAGCACTTACAGTACAACAAATCACCAGGCACTAGCGTTCGTCTTCTCCTACCTTAGTGGCTCGGTCTTGCTGGGCGTGGAAAGTTTCGCAGCTGGTTTTACTATACTGCTTATTGTGAGCTGAGACTTCTAGCCACTCTGAAATCTACAAAGAACTCTAACTATCAAGTTAGGCTACAGTTCCCCCTTGGCCCTACCTCAAACGTCATCCGGTCAAGTTCCTCCCGGTTAGAAAGCTGCACGCGTTATAAACTCTTCTGCTGCTCTTTGTCTCGTCACAGTTGTACTTTAACATCAACATATGCATTATTTGAACGAGAACTTTCTGACAGGCTAATGCATCCGAAAATATGACATCAACATGTATTTCAAGCTCAAGACGACAGATGGTTTCCTTCTTTGATTTGCTACTTCTCGCCCCGACAAGCGCCGAAACA includes these proteins:
- a CDS encoding Glucose transporter, putative (Similar to TIGR gene model, INSD accession AAW41548.1); this encodes MNGVLGMNYFINMMTGLPIPGPDADQATKDAFTLPAWEKSLITSILSAGTFFGAIIAGDLADYFGRRITIVSGCVVFIVGCCLQTASSGLGLLVAGRLVSGFGVGFISAIIILYMSEIAPRKVRGAIVSGYQFCITIGMLIASCVCYGTQNRTDSGSYRIPIALQFAWALILGGGLLLLPESPRWYVKAGKVDEARKALSRVRGQPMDSDYIKDEIAEIIANHEYETELTPNVTYLSSWAACFSGGIRNPGSNLRRTLLGITMQMMQQWTGVNFIFYFGTTFFTDLGTISNPFLISLITTLVNVCSTPVSFWTIERFGRRPLLIYGALGMLICEFIVGIIGVAKPGDSTIVKAQISFICIYIFFFASTWGPGAWVAIGEIFPLPIRSRGVGLSTASNWLWNCVIAVITPYLVGTDQANLGSKVFFLWGSTCILCFIYAYLFVWETKGLTLEQVDRMMEECTSPRHSPGWKPHTTFAAEAAHDKPATEQQEKIGAATPTEILEQV
- a CDS encoding DNA binding protein Ncp1, putative (Similar to TIGR gene model, INSD accession AAW41547.1), coding for MDRFSGDSLDASTQQQSNIGLSTPQRVVPEFEPTTMAIAPANSEHDTLLANRAADLNLNNRPASRNTRRSSRANGIKAGAGKGVWDLEDGENSGSKGMSDYAGRDGDRASMNRGENGNNPGLGSVLDADPKVFRDETYDDTGRPNMSLRPSRSYIKPVPIVTTYDPQLPDGGSIKRRSVAGSVQSPSNKRPSSRAASIDNEPLQKSMSPRRESKTGSVRSNAYVADYHSNDHENQPPRLPSRTASARNRQFNEAGVAGVGAAVGGLAVGEVVSQQRQRELQGGNSRRNSGVALQDSGAVPRATTTFEEPSDQQGPAARAVSPRPQSAFGHRPQPQLLAINEGQGEYQQQDGRDSRAGVLGRNGTVISRANTLGRNGTLSRGANGGTIGSRKGAFGRGAGASIGTQPEEVLGRDDIHTRAELSERILDDATLHRLSTMEKKDARRLTKIIKKEAKTEAQAVQTSIKELERICALQKEAATAERKSQLRLTKWTTREHKARMRFLKEKERYERIEGELRNAENDFEERRDHAAGLTAQVAEKTQDLDDLRAQKAADDREREVKILALKNPAHS